In Eremothecium gossypii ATCC 10895 chromosome II, complete sequence, the genomic window ATTGGCTATAACCCTTCAAGATCACTCAACGCAGGACGATGAAGTTAATGAGGAGGGTTTAGCAGAACAGAGAGCGCAGCTGACTCTTGTCCAATGCGGGATATGTGGAGAGATGAACGGAGATATTGATACCTGTTGTAACAGATGTCACCACATGTATCATCATTCATGCCTCGGACAGCTGTTAGTTGAAGTAAATGCAGAACGGGAGCAGGGATGGAGCCACTGTATCTTCTGCTATGAACAGCTTGTTCCTCTGTATATCTCCGGGGCCCGTAGGGTGTTATCCTTGCAGGATCGGGGTGTGCATCGAGGCAGGGTTAGAAACAACAGAAGCATTCTAACCGAGTTGATATACGAGCGTAGCGGGGTGTTGGTCCACGGGATTGAGGATCAGCACGCCAGCCAGCATGACATTAACGATATTGAGCACTCGTGGCATCTGCTGGAACAGAATCGCCAGCGAAAGCAACTGGAATATCAAGATAAATGTAAGATTCAGGCACA contains:
- the ASR1 gene encoding ubiquitin-protein ligase ASR1 (Syntenic homolog of Saccharomyces cerevisiae YPR093C (ASR1)) — protein: MLKHISSHIAMGCPQDECSICWESMPSGVGRLMPCGHEYHLACIRKWFHLHSGNRSCPVCRTEASVLVDTDHEVKIDLSVGQLLDFYGLLDEIGSQLLAITLQDHSTQDDEVNEEGLAEQRAQLTLVQCGICGEMNGDIDTCCNRCHHMYHHSCLGQLLVEVNAEREQGWSHCIFCYEQLVPLYISGARRVLSLQDRGVHRGRVRNNRSILTELIYERSGVLVHGIEDQHASQHDINDIEHSWHLLEQNRQRKQLEYQDKCKIQAHVRRILDHYYHCAKVTKAQYTFINKKVSQTLYALSRGVYPAVDLDYDGIAKTLILDEMEKLSS